Proteins from a genomic interval of Candidatus Omnitrophota bacterium:
- a CDS encoding metallophosphoesterase family protein yields MNIAVVSDTHSLPLPQKLLNDLKDFALIIHAGDICDAGTLDVLRTLAPVKAVQGNMDDPDLRKKLPLRELLVIDGVKVGVAHGHGPTRDALSNALTQFKDEACDVIIFGHSHQPLKQMAGRTLMFNPGSPNDTVRAPYCSYGVLKISSGKVKADIVKI; encoded by the coding sequence ATGAATATAGCCGTAGTTTCCGACACCCATTCTTTGCCTCTTCCTCAAAAATTGCTCAATGACCTTAAGGATTTTGCCCTGATCATCCATGCCGGCGACATTTGTGATGCCGGGACCCTGGATGTTTTACGGACGCTGGCCCCCGTCAAGGCCGTGCAGGGCAATATGGACGATCCGGATCTTAGAAAAAAATTGCCTTTGAGAGAGTTATTGGTCATTGATGGTGTTAAAGTGGGGGTCGCTCACGGCCATGGCCCGACCCGTGACGCTTTGAGCAATGCGCTCACACAATTCAAGGACGAGGCCTGCGATGTCATCATCTTCGGCCATTCGCATCAGCCGCTCAAACAAATGGCCGGCAGGACATTGATGTTCAATCCGGGAAGCCCCAACGACACCGTGCGCGCCCCCTATTGTTCTTACGGGGTTTTGAAGATCAGCAGCGGCAAGGTGAAGGCGGATATCGTTAAAATATGA
- a CDS encoding HIT domain-containing protein, with amino-acid sequence MNKLWAPWRAKYIARIRKKQKGCLFCRILTERKDKRNCIFIRRPHAFAVLNIYPYSNGHCLVLSNRHVNDIDKLKREELADMMDLLMETKRLLTRVLKPDGFNIGLNLGRSAGAGIPGHVHVHIVPRWKGDHNFMPVTGGARVLSQSLDVIYKLLAHAHTKRH; translated from the coding sequence ATGAATAAATTGTGGGCCCCGTGGCGGGCCAAATACATCGCGCGCATCCGTAAAAAACAGAAAGGGTGCCTTTTTTGCCGCATCCTCACCGAGCGCAAAGACAAGCGCAATTGCATTTTTATCCGCCGGCCGCACGCGTTCGCGGTCCTGAACATTTATCCGTACAGCAACGGCCATTGCCTGGTCCTGTCCAATCGCCACGTCAACGACATTGACAAATTGAAAAGGGAAGAACTGGCGGACATGATGGACCTGCTCATGGAAACCAAACGGCTTTTGACCCGCGTCCTGAAACCGGACGGGTTTAACATCGGACTTAATCTCGGCCGATCGGCCGGCGCCGGCATTCCCGGGCACGTGCACGTGCACATCGTGCCGCGCTGGAAAGGCGACCATAACTTTATGCCGGTGACAGGCGGGGCCAGGGTCCTTTCCCAATCACTGGACGTCATCTACAAGTTGTTAGCCCATGCGCACACGAAAAGACATTGA
- a CDS encoding deoxyguanosinetriphosphate triphosphohydrolase — translation MRTRKDIEELEAKILAPYAMKARDSAGREYDEPAHAGRTCYQRDRDRIVHSEAFRKLEYKTQVFVIFEGDYYRTRLTHTIEVAQLARTIGRNLRLNEDLIEAIALAHDLGHPPFGHAGEEALDMIVRRAGIKGFNHNVRSFEIVTKWEKKYPKFDGLNLTREVLVGILKHQTLYDTPGGAQFKKFKEGPTLEAQIVDIADSLAYLNHDIDDGLTSGCISEGDLMESPLWQKAVRNIGPADAGVNTRREMFKYQVVKELIDMQVKDLLAATDGRLKARMGFASSADVKKSKEAVVGFSVPMRRQRDHLQGLLNERLYHHYRVERMTAKARRIIHDLFEVYLKNPKQLPYTVYLRDVQFTKAQKYAIICNHIAAMTDRFALDEHKRLFDPYQKV, via the coding sequence ATGCGCACACGAAAAGACATTGAAGAACTTGAAGCCAAGATCCTGGCCCCTTATGCGATGAAGGCCAGGGACTCTGCCGGGCGCGAGTACGACGAGCCCGCGCACGCGGGGCGCACGTGTTATCAGCGCGACCGCGACCGCATCGTGCACAGCGAGGCCTTCCGCAAACTGGAGTATAAAACGCAGGTCTTTGTCATTTTTGAGGGCGACTATTACCGCACCCGCCTGACCCACACCATTGAGGTCGCGCAATTGGCCAGGACGATCGGGCGCAATTTGCGCCTCAACGAAGACCTCATTGAAGCCATCGCGCTGGCGCATGACCTGGGCCACCCGCCGTTCGGCCACGCCGGGGAAGAGGCCCTGGATATGATCGTGCGCCGGGCCGGCATCAAAGGGTTCAATCACAATGTCCGTTCTTTTGAGATCGTCACCAAATGGGAGAAGAAATATCCCAAATTCGACGGCCTGAATTTGACCCGCGAGGTTTTGGTCGGCATCCTCAAGCATCAGACCTTGTATGACACGCCCGGCGGGGCGCAGTTCAAGAAATTCAAGGAAGGCCCCACGCTGGAAGCGCAGATCGTGGACATCGCCGATTCGCTGGCGTATCTCAACCACGACATTGACGACGGGCTGACGTCGGGCTGCATCAGCGAGGGGGACCTGATGGAGAGCCCCCTGTGGCAGAAAGCCGTCCGGAACATCGGCCCCGCCGACGCCGGGGTCAACACGCGCCGGGAGATGTTCAAGTACCAGGTCGTCAAAGAACTCATCGACATGCAGGTCAAGGACCTTTTGGCGGCCACCGACGGGCGCCTGAAAGCGCGAATGGGATTCGCCTCGTCGGCCGACGTCAAGAAAAGCAAAGAGGCCGTCGTCGGGTTCAGCGTCCCCATGCGCCGCCAGCGGGACCATTTGCAGGGACTTCTCAACGAACGGCTTTACCACCATTACCGCGTCGAGCGCATGACGGCCAAGGCCCGGCGCATCATCCACGACCTTTTTGAAGTGTACCTGAAGAACCCCAAACAATTGCCCTATACGGTCTATCTGAGGGACGTCCAATTCACCAAGGCGCAAAAATACGCGATCATCTGCAATCACATTGCCGCCATGACCGACCGTTTCGCGCTCGACGAACACAAACGGCTTTTTGACCCTTACCAGAAAGTATGA
- a CDS encoding HD domain-containing phosphohydrolase has protein sequence MSKQQNISSSKRYRLILSAVHMVYRLVNSTYTVKELTLRLTRLLCQFIRASSASVYILDANKKSILCEASYDNQINIWREGPGDLKAVSREVIGVTRGDTVFAAACIGLPLVADDYLGAIFVRRSAGDRPFDAFDREMLSVFAEQAVTAVKNLQFNEEYEQVILGSIKSIGHFLKKKGGWGMTHTAAYTRIVQMLGRQLKVSREGMRSLEYASLLHDIGVIDIPFSILAKRGSLTSREFKIIRRHTAHSVALIKPVAFLKPVLPVILYHHEKYDGTGYPSGLKKEQIPLGARIIAVADAFEAMVQERPYRAPVGVDAAIGEIERNSGTQFDPVVVEAFLALARQKNFRKFLSLFRRQAYNAVHEY, from the coding sequence ATGAGCAAACAACAGAACATATCTTCCTCCAAACGTTACCGGCTCATCCTGTCGGCGGTGCACATGGTGTACCGCCTGGTCAACTCCACCTATACCGTCAAGGAATTGACGCTGCGCCTGACGCGTTTGCTCTGCCAGTTCATCCGCGCCTCTTCGGCCAGCGTCTATATCCTGGACGCGAACAAGAAGAGCATCCTATGCGAGGCCAGTTACGACAATCAGATCAATATCTGGCGTGAGGGCCCCGGGGACCTTAAGGCCGTTAGCCGCGAGGTCATCGGCGTCACCCGCGGGGACACCGTGTTTGCGGCCGCGTGCATCGGTCTGCCTTTGGTCGCCGACGATTATTTAGGCGCCATTTTCGTGCGCCGTTCGGCGGGGGACAGGCCCTTTGACGCGTTCGACCGGGAAATGCTGTCGGTGTTCGCCGAGCAGGCGGTGACCGCGGTCAAGAACCTCCAGTTCAATGAAGAGTATGAGCAGGTCATTCTCGGCAGCATCAAGTCCATCGGTCATTTTCTTAAAAAGAAAGGCGGATGGGGGATGACGCACACCGCCGCGTACACGCGCATCGTCCAGATGCTCGGCCGCCAGTTGAAGGTCAGCCGGGAAGGGATGAGGTCCCTGGAATACGCCTCGCTGCTGCACGATATCGGCGTCATTGACATCCCTTTTTCCATCCTCGCCAAACGCGGGTCGCTCACATCCCGGGAATTCAAGATCATCCGCCGCCATACGGCCCACAGCGTCGCGCTGATCAAACCCGTCGCGTTCCTGAAGCCCGTCCTTCCCGTCATCCTCTACCATCATGAGAAATACGACGGCACCGGTTATCCGTCGGGGTTAAAGAAAGAGCAGATCCCCCTGGGGGCCCGCATCATCGCCGTGGCCGATGCTTTTGAGGCCATGGTGCAGGAAAGGCCTTACCGCGCGCCTGTCGGTGTTGATGCCGCCATCGGCGAGATCGAACGCAACAGCGGCACACAGTTCGATCCCGTGGTCGTTGAGGCGTTCCTGGCGCTTGCCCGTCAAAAAAATTTCAGAAAATTCTTGAGTTTGTTCAGGCGCCAGGCCTATAATGCGGTTCATGAATATTAA
- a CDS encoding SPOR domain-containing protein, giving the protein MNINYKQPQFELFPPNSSTLADVNKPRFLLANLTLSLESLVILSILGIMVALFSFCLGIERGKRLVAQAMDERVSAAWNITVKKPLPRTFIPVTAAPPVRPAAVRSAPLQAGLPAEAKGGSTLAKAGTRFTVQVSSYKNQGFARTEALALQAKGYKAFLIKTGDFILVCVGQFSSNEAAGAALKKLPPHYRPGLVRRF; this is encoded by the coding sequence ATGAATATTAACTATAAGCAGCCGCAGTTCGAGCTTTTTCCGCCCAACAGTTCCACGCTCGCGGATGTAAATAAGCCCAGGTTCCTCTTGGCCAACTTGACCCTGTCGCTGGAATCGCTTGTCATTTTGTCCATTTTGGGTATAATGGTGGCGCTTTTTTCGTTTTGCCTGGGGATCGAGCGGGGCAAGCGCCTGGTGGCCCAGGCCATGGACGAACGGGTATCTGCCGCGTGGAATATCACGGTCAAAAAACCGCTGCCCAGGACCTTTATTCCCGTAACGGCCGCGCCACCGGTCAGGCCCGCGGCCGTCAGATCGGCCCCGCTGCAGGCAGGCCTGCCCGCCGAAGCCAAAGGCGGAAGCACTTTGGCGAAGGCGGGCACACGGTTCACCGTGCAGGTGTCTTCTTATAAAAATCAAGGGTTTGCCCGGACAGAGGCCCTGGCCCTGCAGGCAAAAGGATACAAGGCGTTTTTGATCAAAACAGGCGATTTTATCCTGGTGTGCGTCGGGCAATTTTCCAGTAACGAGGCCGCCGGCGCGGCGCTTAAGAAATTACCGCCGCATTATCGTCCCGGTTTAGTGAGGAGATTTTGA
- a CDS encoding small basic protein, whose protein sequence is MSLHPSLKIDKAGVQQRTVQTRIERIKELMKKGLWKEETSVTGLPKTRIVRIKAKKKVKAEGPADGGATGPAADGGAAPAAAGAAKPAASASGGKAAPAAKPAAGAAKAAKPSK, encoded by the coding sequence ATGTCATTGCATCCGTCGTTAAAGATCGATAAGGCCGGCGTCCAGCAGCGCACGGTCCAGACCCGCATCGAGCGCATCAAAGAACTCATGAAAAAAGGTCTCTGGAAAGAAGAGACCTCGGTCACGGGTTTGCCCAAGACCAGGATCGTCCGCATCAAGGCCAAGAAGAAGGTCAAGGCCGAAGGCCCCGCCGATGGCGGGGCAACAGGTCCCGCCGCTGATGGCGGGGCAGCCCCGGCGGCAGCCGGCGCGGCCAAGCCAGCGGCCTCCGCCTCCGGCGGAAAAGCAGCCCCGGCGGCCAAGCCAGCGGCCGGTGCGGCCAAAGCGGCCAAGCCCTCAAAATGA
- a CDS encoding SH3 domain-containing protein: MIRLFFCSSVFLCLAFAQGYADEHFPFLGEASKESVHIRAGANINFESLGKLSKGGQVVVTGRHYEWYKVQLPVAAGAYVRADYVKDTGNALGTIIADKVNVRARANSESSSLGQMNKGDMVKLVEQVPPRLGGGQVNGWWKIEPPASAEGWVHADLIIPAAPPPAAKP, encoded by the coding sequence ATGATCCGTTTGTTTTTTTGCTCATCGGTGTTCCTGTGTTTGGCTTTTGCCCAAGGATATGCCGATGAGCATTTTCCTTTTTTAGGCGAAGCGTCCAAAGAATCGGTCCATATCCGCGCCGGCGCCAACATCAATTTTGAATCATTGGGCAAGTTGAGCAAAGGCGGACAGGTTGTGGTCACGGGCCGCCATTATGAATGGTATAAGGTCCAGTTACCGGTCGCGGCCGGCGCTTATGTGCGTGCCGATTATGTCAAGGACACGGGAAACGCCCTTGGCACGATTATCGCCGACAAGGTCAATGTCCGCGCCCGGGCCAACAGCGAGTCATCGTCTTTGGGGCAAATGAACAAAGGGGACATGGTCAAACTCGTTGAGCAGGTCCCGCCCCGCCTTGGCGGGGGGCAGGTCAACGGCTGGTGGAAGATAGAACCGCCGGCGTCCGCCGAAGGGTGGGTGCACGCGGATCTTATTATTCCCGCGGCCCCGCCGCCAGCCGCAAAGCCGTAA
- a CDS encoding site-2 protease family protein, which produces MPEVFEVILLIVFAVMPAIVLHELAHGATALALGDPTARNLGRLTLNPIRHLDLWGSIIIPGGLFLMHFFGLTKSLLLFGWAKPVPVDWGRLRNPRRDMMLVAAAGPMTNILLAWALIQMYAWPPLSGFSRIIGWGILFNLMLAVFNMVPIPPLDGSRVVAGLLPRRAAYFYGQLEPFGLLIVVVLLQMGMLKFLYPLISHLGYLLGAGI; this is translated from the coding sequence ATGCCCGAAGTGTTCGAAGTCATTTTATTGATCGTTTTTGCGGTCATGCCGGCCATTGTCCTGCATGAGCTGGCCCATGGGGCAACGGCCCTGGCGCTGGGCGATCCGACGGCAAGAAATCTTGGCCGCCTGACGTTAAATCCCATCAGGCATTTAGATCTGTGGGGGAGCATTATCATCCCCGGCGGGCTTTTTCTCATGCATTTTTTTGGCTTGACCAAGTCGCTTTTGCTGTTCGGCTGGGCCAAGCCGGTGCCGGTGGACTGGGGCCGTTTAAGAAATCCCCGGCGCGACATGATGCTGGTGGCCGCGGCCGGGCCCATGACCAATATCCTTCTGGCGTGGGCGCTCATTCAAATGTACGCATGGCCGCCTTTATCGGGTTTTTCGCGTATCATCGGGTGGGGGATCCTCTTCAACCTGATGCTGGCTGTTTTTAACATGGTCCCCATACCGCCTTTGGACGGTTCGCGCGTCGTGGCCGGGCTCTTGCCCCGCCGGGCGGCCTATTTTTATGGTCAACTCGAACCGTTCGGGTTGCTGATCGTTGTTGTGCTCCTGCAGATGGGCATGTTAAAATTCCTTTATCCTTTGATCAGCCATTTGGGGTATTTATTGGGGGCAGGAATATGA
- the aroB gene encoding 3-dehydroquinate synthase yields MITRVPVKLKTNSYGIIIGHGILKDLPRHISGLGLGKDAVIISHALIGRLHGAALAASLRKSGYTVKALNVPEGEASKSAACALHLIERIAAYDVDKKIFIIALGGGVIGDLAGLVAAIYKRGVPYVQVPTTLLAQVDSSIGGKTAIDLKYGKNLVGAFYQPRLVLSDTRVLATLSKRQIKNGLAEAVKYGVIADAKLFAYIEKNYRKLLKGDAAVLTHVVQRSSRIKADVVSRDEKETRGLRTILNFGHTVGHALEAAGRFDRYHHGESVALGMRAAAEISCAVSGLAPRDAARLNAVLTAIGLPEKIEKVRSSDILDHMRHDKKFVAGKNRFVLAQRIGRVSVVANVPGNIISRAIRSLMA; encoded by the coding sequence ATGATCACCAGAGTGCCGGTTAAGTTAAAAACAAACAGTTACGGGATCATCATCGGCCACGGCATTCTTAAAGATCTTCCGCGCCATATCAGCGGTTTGGGCCTGGGGAAGGATGCCGTGATCATTTCCCATGCGCTCATCGGGCGTTTGCACGGCGCGGCCTTGGCCGCCTCTTTGCGCAAATCCGGATACACGGTCAAGGCGCTTAATGTTCCCGAGGGAGAGGCGAGCAAAAGCGCGGCATGCGCTTTGCATCTCATCGAGCGGATCGCGGCTTATGACGTGGACAAAAAGATCTTCATCATTGCATTGGGCGGGGGGGTCATCGGCGATCTCGCCGGGCTGGTCGCGGCCATCTACAAACGCGGGGTGCCCTATGTCCAGGTCCCGACGACATTATTGGCCCAGGTGGATTCTTCCATCGGCGGCAAAACAGCCATTGACCTTAAATACGGCAAGAACCTGGTGGGTGCTTTTTATCAGCCCAGGCTTGTTTTGAGCGATACCAGGGTGCTGGCCACGTTGAGCAAGCGTCAGATCAAAAACGGCCTGGCGGAAGCGGTCAAATACGGCGTCATCGCCGACGCGAAGCTTTTTGCCTATATCGAAAAGAATTACAGAAAACTTCTCAAAGGCGATGCCGCGGTTTTGACCCATGTGGTCCAACGTTCCAGCCGGATCAAGGCCGATGTGGTCTCCCGCGACGAGAAAGAGACCAGGGGTTTAAGGACTATTTTGAATTTTGGCCACACCGTCGGGCATGCCCTGGAAGCGGCCGGCCGTTTTGACCGGTATCATCACGGGGAAAGTGTGGCGCTGGGAATGCGGGCGGCGGCGGAAATTTCCTGCGCGGTCAGCGGGTTGGCCCCCCGTGATGCCGCGCGCCTGAACGCTGTATTGACCGCCATTGGTTTGCCTGAAAAGATCGAAAAGGTGAGATCGTCTGATATCCTGGACCATATGCGCCATGACAAGAAATTTGTCGCCGGCAAGAACCGTTTTGTCCTCGCCCAACGCATCGGCCGCGTCAGCGTCGTCGCCAATGTCCCCGGGAACATCATCAGCCGGGCCATCCGGTCCTTGATGGCTTAA
- a CDS encoding AAA family ATPase, with translation MYKQFYSLKENPFNITSDPFFFFASSRHQEAFDHLQYGIESRKGIIVVTGEIGTGKTTLCRILLNRLNDKIKTALILNPSFSDLQLLQLIARDLGIDCTKGNKLDFVWAITRFLIDQSSRGNNVAVIIDECQNLNVRQLEQIRLLSNLETEKEKLLQIILVGQPELLKKLQDQGLRQLNQRVAVRYHILPLDKDEIAGYINHRLKTAQADPKLEFTPDAVEMIYSYSGGTPRLINILCDRALLAGFVGNTFSITTDVIRQSAREVLLTV, from the coding sequence ATGTACAAACAGTTCTACTCCCTCAAAGAAAACCCCTTTAACATCACCTCCGACCCGTTTTTCTTCTTCGCCAGTTCCCGCCACCAGGAGGCCTTTGATCACCTGCAATACGGCATTGAGTCGCGCAAAGGCATCATCGTCGTCACCGGAGAGATCGGTACCGGCAAGACCACCCTGTGCCGTATCCTGCTCAACCGCCTCAACGATAAGATCAAGACCGCGCTCATCCTGAATCCCAGCTTCAGCGACCTGCAATTATTGCAGTTGATCGCCCGGGACCTTGGCATTGATTGCACCAAAGGCAATAAACTTGATTTCGTCTGGGCCATCACGCGTTTTCTCATCGACCAATCGTCCAGGGGCAATAATGTCGCGGTCATCATCGACGAATGCCAAAACCTCAACGTCCGCCAACTGGAACAGATACGCCTTTTGTCAAACCTGGAAACCGAAAAAGAAAAACTCCTGCAGATCATTCTGGTGGGACAGCCGGAACTCTTAAAAAAACTGCAGGACCAGGGCTTAAGGCAGTTGAACCAACGGGTGGCGGTGCGCTACCACATTTTACCTTTGGACAAAGACGAGATCGCCGGTTACATCAACCATCGCCTCAAAACCGCCCAGGCCGATCCAAAACTGGAATTCACCCCCGATGCTGTGGAAATGATCTACAGTTATTCCGGCGGCACGCCGCGGCTGATCAATATCCTCTGCGACCGCGCCCTTTTGGCGGGATTCGTCGGTAATACTTTCTCCATCACCACCGATGTCATCCGCCAAAGCGCCAGGGAAGTTCTTTTAACTGTATGA
- a CDS encoding ORF6N domain-containing protein yields MPQKKFVTKTERSVSIEIIQNKIFLIRGHKVMCDKDLAGLYKVPTFRLNEQVKRNMKRFPPDFMFQLTRKEFDHLISRFAISSWGGTRKLPYVFTEQGVAMLSSVLHSDRAIEVNIQIMRVFTKLREIMLSHKDLRQKIEDMEKKYDNQFGVVFEAIKRLITYPDEAYKKTKIGFIVNP; encoded by the coding sequence ATGCCGCAAAAGAAATTTGTCACAAAAACAGAAAGGTCTGTATCTATTGAGATCATTCAAAACAAGATCTTTTTGATCCGGGGGCATAAGGTCATGTGTGACAAAGACCTGGCCGGACTGTACAAAGTACCGACCTTCCGGTTAAATGAGCAGGTTAAGAGGAATATGAAGAGATTTCCACCCGATTTCATGTTCCAGTTGACCAGAAAAGAGTTTGATCACTTGATATCGCGATTTGCGATATCAAGTTGGGGAGGGACGCGTAAATTGCCGTATGTTTTTACAGAGCAGGGCGTGGCCATGCTGTCCAGCGTATTGCATAGCGATCGGGCCATTGAAGTGAACATACAAATTATGAGGGTCTTTACAAAATTAAGAGAGATCATGCTTTCTCATAAAGACCTTAGGCAAAAGATCGAAGACATGGAAAAGAAATACGATAATCAATTCGGGGTCGTTTTTGAGGCCATTAAAAGGCTGATAACCTATCCGGATGAAGCATACAAGAAGACTAAAATAGGGTTTATTGTTAATCCTTGA
- the recO gene encoding DNA repair protein RecO translates to MIAKTEGIVLKSFDFRETSRIATFFTLDFGKVKGVLKGIRKDPRKFGSSLDRFSVNDLVYYQHRHSDIHLVSHCDMKEYFYPLRADLKKMTAASYVLELVDAVMPAEEENGEIYRLMQDFFKSLQTAHDTGKLVHAFQIKILSLSGFRPHLENCVRCPNMIHGTARFSLKHGGLLCPSCQGASGDTVAISRGAVASILHIQKSPWPAVLRLALALSVRKELKYVLNHFLVFHLERHLRSAQFLT, encoded by the coding sequence ATGATCGCCAAGACCGAAGGCATCGTCCTTAAAAGTTTTGATTTCCGCGAGACCAGCCGCATCGCCACGTTTTTCACCCTTGATTTCGGAAAGGTCAAAGGCGTGCTCAAAGGCATCCGCAAAGACCCCAGGAAATTCGGCTCCAGCTTGGACCGTTTTTCCGTCAATGACCTCGTCTATTACCAGCACCGCCACTCCGACATCCACCTCGTCAGCCATTGCGACATGAAGGAGTATTTTTATCCTTTGCGCGCGGACCTTAAGAAAATGACCGCGGCCAGCTATGTTTTAGAATTGGTGGACGCGGTCATGCCCGCCGAGGAAGAGAACGGGGAGATCTACCGGCTCATGCAGGATTTTTTCAAGTCCCTGCAGACGGCGCATGATACCGGAAAATTGGTGCACGCGTTCCAGATCAAGATCCTGTCCCTGTCGGGGTTCAGGCCCCATCTGGAAAATTGCGTGCGCTGTCCGAACATGATCCACGGGACAGCGCGGTTCAGTTTAAAGCACGGCGGACTTTTGTGTCCGTCCTGCCAGGGCGCGTCGGGGGACACGGTGGCCATTTCCAGGGGTGCTGTGGCATCCATCCTGCACATCCAGAAAAGTCCGTGGCCCGCGGTCCTGCGGCTTGCCCTCGCGTTGTCCGTCAGGAAAGAATTGAAATACGTCCTCAACCATTTTCTGGTCTTTCATCTGGAGCGGCATCTGCGCTCCGCCCAATTTTTGACATGA
- a CDS encoding thermonuclease family protein has protein sequence MRQKRWIKFAGGGLALVLVSLFALHKPALEQPATGGAGLQRVTYVYDGDTIKLDNGERVRLVGIDTPEAHDNDKLLRDVRRRHSDGKTQLAMGREAARFARSLLAGQQVRLEFDVEQRDKYGRLLAYLYLPDGTFVNEKIIREGYAYPLTIPPNVRHAREFKRWFDEAREAKRGLWSDARR, from the coding sequence ATGAGACAGAAACGTTGGATAAAATTTGCCGGCGGCGGGCTGGCCCTGGTGTTGGTGTCGCTGTTTGCGCTGCACAAACCCGCCCTCGAGCAGCCCGCCACAGGCGGGGCAGGGCTACAGCGCGTTACGTACGTTTATGACGGGGACACGATCAAATTAGACAATGGCGAGCGCGTGCGTTTGGTCGGCATTGACACGCCGGAAGCGCATGACAATGACAAATTGCTGCGGGATGTCCGGCGCCGGCATAGCGACGGGAAAACGCAATTGGCCATGGGCAGGGAGGCGGCCAGGTTCGCGCGGTCCTTATTGGCCGGACAGCAGGTGCGTCTGGAGTTTGATGTTGAACAGCGCGACAAGTATGGGCGATTGCTGGCCTATCTCTATTTGCCCGACGGTACCTTTGTGAACGAAAAGATCATCCGCGAGGGATACGCGTATCCGTTAACCATACCGCCCAATGTCCGCCATGCCCGCGAATTCAAACGATGGTTTGACGAGGCCCGCGAGGCCAAACGCGGGTTATGGTCCGACGCAAGAAGGTAG